Proteins from a single region of Rana temporaria chromosome 5, aRanTem1.1, whole genome shotgun sequence:
- the LOC120940678 gene encoding proto-oncogene Mas-like — protein MNVTSMNDTQDEPSSSYSEYSYIPVTIVAVVALCLCIVGLVGNLIVFWYLCFKIQRNKYEVYIMNLSVADALFIVFTTLLLMIHINTINGTDPDFIGKKSLYIFIEIFYDIMQYSGMYILTAVSMERCSSVLFPFWYRSHRPRNLSTIMCIALWILGSLESLLENLVCTADAYVEQTSKCSAVQIIVFILAIGICLPIMVISSFTLLIKVKRSIKQRYTPKLYIIILIAVLVFILSVLPFTFLSFLIYFKLTATDLATVGFFYATTYCTVLNCTANPYIYFIVGRKWKQKTPHSIQEALQKAFREEEGENDDSNSNKTIDTSS, from the coding sequence ATGAATGTAACCAGCATGAATGACACCCAGGATGAACCCTCTAGCAGCTATTCGGAATATTCGTACATACCTGTCACCATAGTGGCTGTTGTAGCACTATGTCTTTGTATTGTTGGCCTAGTTGGAAATCTTATTGTGTTTTGGTACCTGTGCTTCAAGATCCAGAGAAACAAATACGAAGTTTATATTATGAATCTGTCAGTAGCTGACGCCCTGTTTATTGTATTTACTACCTTGCTTTTGATGATCCATATAAATACAATCAATGGTACAGATCCTGATTTTATAGGGAAGAAGAGTTTATATATATTCATAGAAATATTTTATGATATTATGCAGTATTCCGGAATGTATATCCTTACAGCTGTCAGCATGGAACGATGTAGCTCTGTTCTGTTCCCCTTTTGGTACCGAAGCCATCGCCCCAGGAACTTGTCCACTATTATGTGCATTGCTCTTTGGATCCTTGGCTCTTTGGAAAGTCTCCTTGAGAACCTTGTGTGTACAGCAGATGCTTATGTGGAACAAACCTCAAAATGTTCAGCAGTTCAAATCatagtttttattttagccaTTGGCATCTGCCTACCAATTATGGTAATTTCCAGCTTCACCTTGCTCATCAAAGTAAAGAGGTCAATAAAGCAGCGATACACACCTAAACTGTACATCATCATCCTTATTGCAGTTCTTGTATTCATCCTATCAGTTCTTCCATTtacttttttgtcatttttaataTACTTCAAATTAACAGCAACAGATTTGGCAACTGTTGGTTTTTTCTATGCAACAACTTACTGCACAGTGCTTAACTGCACCGCCAATCCCTACATTTACTTTATTGTTGGAAGGAAATGGAAACAAAAGACCCCTCACTCGATCCAGGAAGCCCTCCAAAAAGCCTTTAGGGAGGAAGAAGGTGAGAATGATGACTCAAACAGCAACAAAACAATTGACACATCAAGCTAA